GATCAGCATGGCGTCATGCTCGCCGGCCTTGGCGCGCTTGATGTACTCGCCCCACTCGTAAGTGGTGATCTTGGCCTTGACGCCGATCTTGGCCCAGTCGGACTGGATCATCTCCGCCATCAGCTTGGCGTTGGGGTTGTACGGACGTTGCACCGGCATCGCCCACAGGGTGATGTCGAAGCCATTCGGATAGCCGGCCTTGGCCAGCAGCGCCTTGGCCTTGGCCACGTCGTACGGCGCATCCTTCAGGCTCTTGTTGTACGACCACTGGGTCGGCGGCATCGAGCTGACAGCAGCCTGGCCGGAGCCTTGGTACACCGCCTGCAGGATGGCCTTCTTGTTGATGGACATGTCCAGCGCTTCGCGCACTTCCAGCTTGTCCATCGGCTTGTGCTTGACGTTGTAAGCCAGGTAGCCCAGGTTGAAGCCGGCTTGAGAGATCACATTCATCTTCGGGTCGGCTTTCATCGCGGCGATGTCGGTCGGGCGCGGGAAGGTGGTGATCTGGCACTCGCCGGCCTTCAGCTTCTGGTAGCGCACCGAGGCGTCGGTGGTGATGGCGAACACCAGGTTATCCACCTTGGGGCCGTCCACTTTGTCCCAGTATTGCTTGTTGGCGGCGAAGCGGATCTGCGCGTCCTTCTGGTAGCGCTTGAAGATGAAGGGGCCGGTGCCGATCGGCTGCTGGTTGATCAGCTGCGGCTTGCCGTCCTTCAACAGTTTGTCGGCGTACTCGGCCGACTGGATGGAGGCGAAGCTCATCGCCAGATTCTGCACGAAGGCGGCGTCGATCTTCTTCAGGCTGAACTTGACGGTGTTGGCGTCGACCTTTTCCACCTTGGCGATGTTCTCGTCCATGCCCATGTCGGAGAAGTACGGGAACTCGGTCGGGTAAGCCTTGCGGAACGGATGGTTCTTGTCGATCATCCGCTGGAAGGTAAACAACACGTCATCGGCGTTGAAATCGCGAGTCGGCTTGAAATATTCCGTGGTATGGAACTTCACGCCCTTGCGCAGATGGAAAGTGTAGGACAGTCCATCGGCGGACACGTCCCACTTTTCAGCCAAGCCGGGTACAACCTTGGTGCCGCCGCGCTGGAATTGCACCAGGCGGTTGAACACGGTTTCGGCGGAGGCGTCGAAATCGGTGCCGGTGGTGTACTGGCCCGGATCAAAGCCGGCCGGGCTGCCTTCGGAGCAGAACACCAGGGTGCCGGCGGCTTGCGCGCTCAGCGCGGAACCCGCCACCAGGCCTGCCAGCAGCAACTTCTTGAAAGCTTGCATAATTATTTCCCTTCCCTTTGTACAGACCATTTGGTCATTTTTTGCTATTCAACCAGAGCCACGCTTTGGTCGATGGGGGATACATTATGCAGAGAGGGCGCTTTTGACAAGCGCCCTCTGGCTTTTTTATCGCATCCGCGGTCATGACAACCGCGGCTTCTGACAATGGCTTACAACTTCTTCAACGCCACGGAACCCACGGAATAGCCCGCCCCGAAAGAACTGATGACGCCAACATCGCCACTCCGCAAATCATGCGAATGGAGATGGAAGGCGATGATGGAGCCGGCGGAACTGGTGTTGGCGTAACGATCCAGAATCACCGGTGCCTCCACGGCATCGGCCTCGCGGCCCAGCACGCGCCTGGCGATCAGCTGATTCATCGCCAGATTGGCCTGGTGCAGCCAGAAGCGGCGCACATCGCCAGCCGCGATGCCCAGGCTGTCCAGATGCGACACGATATGCTCGCCCACCATCGGACACACTTCCTTGAACACCTTGCGGCCCTGCTGGATGAACAGCTTGTCCGGCTGGCCGATGCCGGTCTCGTCGCAGCGGTTCAGGAAGCCGAAATTGTTGCGGATATTGTTGGAAAACACCGTGGCCAGTTTGCAACCCAGCACTTCATAGCGATGAGCCGAAGCGGCCTGCTCCGCCCGCTCCAGCACCACGGCGGTGCAGGCATCGCCGAAAATGAAGTGGCTGTCGCGGTCGCGGAAGTTCAGGTGGGCGGAACAGATCTCGGGGTTCACCATCAGCACCGCGCGCGCCTGGCCGCTGGCGATGGCGTTGTAGGCCGTCTGAATGCCGAAGGTGGCGGACGAGCATGCCACATTCATATCAAAAGCGAAGCCCTGGATGTCCAGGGCCTGCTGCACCTCCACCGCCATCGCCGGATAGGCGCGCTGCATATTGGAACAAGCCACGATCACCATATCGATGTCGGCGCCGCGCTTGCCTGCCGCCTCCAAAGCCTGCCGCGCGGCAGCCACCGCCATCTCGGCCTGCAGCGACAGTTCCTCGTTGGCGCGCTCCGGCAGGTACGGCTTCATCCGCTCCGGATCCAGCACGCCCGACTTGTCCATCAGGAAGCGCTGCTTGATGCCGGACGCCTTTTCGATGAACTCCGCGCTGGATTCAGCCAGCGGCTGCATCGCGCCGGCCTCGATCTGCGCCTGGTGCTCGGCGTTATGCTTTCTGACGAAGGCATTGAACACCTCCACCAGCGCCTCGTTGCTGACCGCGTGCGGCGGCGTGAACAGGCCGGTGCCGCTGATTACGACTTTATGCATGGGTTCATCCTTTATCATCCCGCCACGAGATGCCGGATCGACGGCGAACCCTGCCGATCAGACGCCAAAACACGGGAGTTGAGCGTGATATGACGAGGATTTTACACAAGCGTCGAGAAAATGTAAGAAAACCATACCCAAGCAATCATTAAACCTAGTAAAATCACACCTTTGCCCCACATACCGGTTGGGTCTGCTTGGTAAATACTTGACTAAAATACTCGACTATTGGGTATAATCGGTCCTGAACCACCCACCGGAATGACAACCATGCGTCTCACCACCAAAGGCAGATTTGCCGTCACCGCGATGCTGGACCTCGCGATGCGCGAAGAGCGCGGCCCGGTTACCCTGGCCGGCATCAGCGAACGCCAAAGCATTTCGCTGTCCTATCTTGAACAGCTATTTGGCAAACTTCGCCGCGCCGAGCTGGTAGACAGCGTGCGCGGGCCGGGTGGCGGCTACACGCTGGCCAAGCAGCTCCAAGACATCTCCGTCGCCGACATCATCGTCGCCGTGGATGAGCCGGTCGACGCCACGCAATGCGGCGGCCGCGAAAACTGCCGCGGCAGCCAGCGCTGCATGACCCACGATCTGTGGACCAATCTCAACGTCACCATTTTCGACTACCTATCCAAGGTCAGCCTCGCCAGCCTGGTGGAAGAGCAGCTCGCCAAGGAACAGGCGGCCACGGAGAGCCGCGTGGTGCAAGACAAGCGCGACGGCCACGGCCATCACGCCGCCAGCGGCGCACTGTAAAAGCATACTCTTGCGGAGAACATATAAATGAGCCAGCCCAAGCTACCGATCTATCTGGATTACTCGGCCACCACTCCGGTGGACCCGCGCGTCGCCGACAAGATGATTCCCTATCTGACCGGCAAGTTCGGCAACCCCGCCTCGCGCAGCCACAGCTTCGGCTGGGAAGCGGAAGAGGCGGTTGAGAACGCGCGCGCCGAAGTGGCCAAGCTGATCGGCGCCGATCCCAAGGAAATCGTGTGGACCTCCGGCGCCACCGAGTCCGACAACCTGGCGATCAAGGGCGCGGCCCAGTTCTACAAGAGCAAGGGCAAGCACCTCATCACCGTCAAGACCGAACACAAGGCGGTGCTGGACACCTGTCGCGAACTGGAGCGCCAGGGTTTCGAAGTCACCTATATGGACGTGCAGGAAAACGGCCTGCTCGACCTGGAAGCCTTCAAGGCCGCCATTCGCCCGGACACCATCCTGGTGTCGGTGATGTACGTGAACAATGAAATCGGCGTCATCCAGGACATCCCGCAAATCGGCGAAATCTGCCGCGAAAAAGGCATCATCTTCCACGTCGACGCCACCCAGGCGCCGGGCAAGGTGAAGATCGACCTGAACACGCTGAAGGTGGACCTGATGAGCCTGTCCGCGCACAAGGCCTACGGCCCCAAGGGCATCGGCGCCCTGTACGTGCGCCGCAAGCCGCGCGTGCGCCTGGAAGCGCAGATGCACGGCGGCGGCCATGAGCGCGGCTTCCGCTCCGGCACCCTGGCCAGCCACCAGATCGTCGGCATGGGCGAAGCCTTCCGCATCGCCCGCGAAGAAATGGACAGCGAAAACGAACGCATCCGCATGCTGCGCGACCGCCTGTGGAACGGCATCAAGAGCATGGAAGAGGTGTACATCAACGGCGACATCGATCAGCGCGTCCCGCACAACCTCAACGTCAGCTTCAACTTCGTCGAGGGCGAAAGCCTGATCATGGCCATCAAGGACCTGGCCGTGTCCAGCGGCTCCGCCTGCACCTCCGCCTCGCTGGAGCCGTCCTACGTGCTGCGCGCGCTGGGCCGCAACGACGAGATGGCGCACAGCTCCATCCGCTTCACCCTGGGCCGTTTCACCACCGAGGAAGAGATCGACTACGCGATCGAGCTGCTGAAGTCCAAGATCGGCAAGCTGCGCGAGCTGTCCCCGCTGTGGGAGATGTACAAGGACGGCGTGGATCTGAATAGCGTTCAATGGGCGGCTCACTAAGCCGATAACAGATGACAGGCCGCGGGAAAGCTAACCCTCCGCGGCCAGCAGGAGCAAAGACATGGCATACAGCGAAAAAGTACTGGACCACTACGAAAACCCGCGCAACGTCGGCTCGTTCGAAAAGGGCGACGACAGCATCGGCACCGGCATGGTCGGCGCGCCGGCCTGTGGCGACGTGATGAAGCTGCAGATCAAGGTGGGCGCGGACGGCGTGATCGAAGACGCCAAGTTCAAGACCTACGGCTGCGGCTCCGCCATCGCCTCCTCGTCGCTGGTGACCGAGTGGGTGAAGGGCAAATCGTTGGACGAGGCGCTGTCGATCAAGAACACCGCCATCGCCGAAGAATTGGCGCTGCCGCCGGTGAAGATCCACTGCTCCATCCTGGCCGAAGACGCGATCAAGGCCGCGGTGGAAGACTACAAGCAGAAACACGCCAAGTAAGCGGAGGCTGTCCATGGCACTCACTCTTTCCGAACGCGCGGCCGAACACGTCGGCGCTTTCCTCGCCAAACGCGGCAAGGGCCTGGGCGTGCGCCTGGGCGTGAAGACCTCCGGCTGCTCCGGCATGGCCTACAAGCTGGAGTTCGTCGATGTCGAAAACACCGAGGACGTCCGCTTCGAAAGCTTCGGCGTAGCCATCTACACCGACGCCAAGAGCTTGGCCTATCTGGACGGCACCGAACTGGACTACGTCAAGGAAGGCCTGAACGAGGGGTTCAAGTTCAACAACCCCAACGTCAAGAACGAGTGCGGCTGCGGCGAAAGCTTCAACGTTTGAGTCCTCAAGCGGGCCTGGCCGCAGCCGGCGCGCAAGCGCCGGTTCGTCCGCCCGCGTTTCGCCGTTTCCGGAAGCCTTGATGAGCCAAGAATTCAGCCAGGATTTCTTCACCCTGTTCGGCCTGCCGCGCCGTTTCGGCATTGACGCCGCCCAGCTGGACGCCGCCTGGCGCGCCGCCGCCGCCCAAGTCCATCCCGACCGCTACGCCGCCAGCCCCGACGCTGAAAAGCGCAGCGCGCTGATGCTGGCCACCCGCGTCAACGAAGCGTACCAAACCCTGAAGTCGCCGCTGAACCGCGCGCGCTATCTGTTGCTGTTGTCCGGCGTGGACACCCAGGAAGAAAACAATACCCGCATGCCGGGCGACTTCCTGATGGCGCAGATGGAATGGCGCGAGAGCATAGACGACGCCCGCCGCAGCGTGGACGAGCTGGAAACGCTGTCCGGCCGCCTGCGCGCCGAGGTCAAGTCCATGCAGCAGGCGCTGGCCGCCGCGCTGGACGCGGAAGCCGATCTGGACGCCGCCGCCGTATGGGTTCGCAAACTGCGCTTCATGGAAAAGCTGGACCAGGAGATCGGCGACGCCATCGAGTCCCTGCTGGACTAAGCCCGCGCCCCGAGCAACGAGAAAAAGATCACGACATGGCCTTATTGCAAATCGCCGAACCCGGCCTCTCCGCCGCCCCCCATCAACACCGACTGGCCATAGGCATAGACCTGGGCACCACCAACTCGCTGGTGGCCACCGTCAGAAGCGGCTCCGCCGCCGTGCTGCCGGATGAAAACGGCCGCAGCCTGCTGCCCTCCGTGGTGCGCTATGGCGATGAGGGCGTGCTGGCCGTCGGCTACGAGGCGCAAAAGGAGCAGAACCGCGATCCGCACAACACCATCGTGTCGGTGAAGCGTTTCATGGGCCGCGGCGTCAGCGACATCAAGGACGCCGGCAGCCTGCCCTACCGCTTTGTGGACGCGCCAGGCATGGTGCAGCTGCACACCCGCGCCGGCGTGAAAAGCCCGGTGGAAGTATCGGCGGACATTCTGCGCGCCCTGAAAGACCGCGCCGAGCAAAGCTTGGGCGGAGACCTGACCGGCGCCGTCATCACGGTGCCGGCCTATTTCGACGATGCCCAGCGCCAAGCCACCAAGGACGCCGCCCGCCTGGCCGGCCTCAATGTGCTGCGCCTGTTGAACGAACCCACCGCCGCCGCCATCGCCTACGGCCTGGACAACAGCAGCGAAGGGACCTACGTGGTCTACGATCTGGGCGGCGGCACGCTGGACGTCTCCATCCTCAAGCTCACCCGCGGCGTGTTCGAGGTGCTGGCCACCAGCGGCGATTCCGCGCTGGGCGGCGACGACTTCGACCACCGCGTGTTCTGCTGGATGCTGGAACAAGCCGGCGTGTCCGGCCTGTCCGCCCACGACATGCGCCTGTTGCACACCCGCGCCCGCGAGGCCAAGGAAGCGCTGACCGACCACGCCAGCACCCGCATCACCGCCATTCTGACGGACGGCCAGTCGCTGGATCTGGAACTGGACCAAGCCGCCTTGCACGCCATCACCAAGACGCTGGTGGACAAGACGCTGACCCCGGTGCGCAAGGCCCTGCGCGACGCCAAGATTTCCACCGACGACATCCAGGGCGTGGTGATGGTGGGCGGCGCCACCCGCATGCCGCACGTGCAAAAAGCCGTGGCCGACTTCTTCGGCCGCGCGCCGCTGACCAATCTGGACCCGGACAAAGTGGTGGCGCTCGGCGCCGCCATCCAGGCCAATGTGCTGGCCGGCAACAAGCAGGACGACGAGTGGCTGCTGCTGGACGTGCTGCCGCTGTCGCTGGGCATCGAAACCATGGGCGGCCTGACCGAGAAGATCATTCCGCGCAACAGCACCATTCCGGTGGCCCGCGCCCAGGACTTCACCACCTTCAAGGATGGCCAGACCGCCATGTCCATCCACGTGCTGCAGGGCGAGCGCGAGCTGGTGACCGACTGCCGCAGCCTGGCCAAATTCGTGCTGAGCGGCATTCCGCCGATGGTGGCGGGCGCCGCGCGCATCCGCATCACCTTCCAGGTGGACGCCGACGGCCTGCTGTCGGTCACCGCCCGCGAGCAGACCTCAGGCGTGGAGGCCAGCATCGAAGTCAAGCCGTCCTACGGCCTGTCCGACGACGAAATCAGCCGCATGCTGACCGACTCCATGGCCAACGTGCAGGAAGACATCGAGGCGCGCAAGCTGCGCGAAGCCATCGTCGATGCCGAGAGCCTGGCGGAAGCCACCCGCAACGCGCTGTCGCAAGACGGCGACCTGCTGGACGCGGCCGAGCGCGCCGAGGTGGAAGCCGCGGTCGCCGCCGTGAGCGCAGCCATCGCCGAAGGCGTCACCCGCCGCGTCAACGAAGCCAGCGCCGCGCTGAACCACGCTACCGAAACCTTCGCCTCCCGCCGCATGGATCGCAATATCCAGCGCGCGCTGAAGGGCCACAAGATTACCGATTTGTAAGGACTCGCCATGCCGCGAATCATCGTACTGCCCCATCCCGACCTGTGCCCCGAAGGCGCGGTGATCGACAACGCCGAAACCGGCCAAAGCATTTGCGACGCGCTGCTCGCCCACGACATCGAAATCGAGCACGCCTGTGAAATGTCCTGCGCCTGCACCACCTGCCACTGCATCGTCCGCGAAGGCGGCAACTCGCTGAACGAGGCCGACGAGCTGGAAGAAGACCTGCTGGACAAGGCTTGGGGCCTGGAAGCCCAGTCGCGTCTGTCCTGCCAGGCCCTCGTCGCCGACGAGGATCTGGTGATCGAGATTCCGAAGTACACAATCAACCACGCCCGCGAACATCACTGACAGGAAGGGAACGACTGATGAAATGGACCGACGTTAACGACATCGCCATCGAGCTGGCCGAAGCCCACCCGGACGTGGATCCGAAGGCCGTGCGCTTTGTCGATCTGCACAACTACGTGGTGGATCTGCCCGGCTTCGACGATGACCACGCCCGCGGCGGCGAACGTGTGCTGGAAGCGATCCAGCAAGCGTGGATAGACGAAGTGGAATAAGCATCTCCCCATCCAAGACAAATGCCCCAGACCGGGGCATTTGTCTTTTCCACGGCTGAAAAACGCCGCCGCCAAGGGTATGATCCAAGAACGCGAGCCGGCCTTCGCCGCCTCACCGCCCTGGAGCCGCCATGTTCACCCTCGTCATCGGCAACAAAAACTATTCCTCCTGGTCGCTGCGCCCCTGGCTGGTGCTGAAAATGCTGAATGAACCGTTCCAGGAACAGCAGATCGACCTTTTCCTGTCCGATACCAAGGCGCGCATCCTCGCTGCCAACCCCGCCGGCAAAGTGCCGGTGCTGATCGACGACAAGCTGCGCATCTGGGACTCGCTGGCCATCTGCGAATACCTGGCGGATTGCTTCCCCGCGGCCAGGCTGTGGCCGGATGACAACAAGCAGCGCGCCGTCGCCCGCTCCATCGTGGCGGAGATCCATGCCGGCTTCGAAGCGCTGCGCGGCAAACTGCCGATGGACATCTCCCATCAGGGCATCGCTTACGACCGCACGCCGGCGGTGAGCTTAGACATTGATCGCGTCATCGCGCTGTGGGAAGAGCAGCGCGCGAAACACGCGGCGGATGGCGATTTTCTGTTCGGCCACTTCACCATCGCCGACGCTTTCTTCGCCCCAATCTGCACTCGCTTTCAAACCTATAACATCGCGCTGCAGCCCCAAGCCCAGGCTTGCGCCCGCCATATCCTGGAGCTGCCGGCCATGCTGGAATGGTATCAAGCGGCGCGATGCGAGCGCCGACGCCCGGACTGAATCAAATCGTGTCGCAAATCGAGTGGAACAACGCGCCATAAGTCATTAGAATGGCGCGTTTTTTATATTTTCATTACATCAAGGAAAGTCCAACATGAGCACTCCGTTCATCATTGGCGTTGCCGGCGGCAGCGGCAGCGGCAAAACCACGGTTACCAATAAAGTGCTGGAAACCATTGGTTCCGAGATGGCGGCCGTAATCATCCAGGACTACTACTATCGCGACCAGAGCCATCTGACCTTCGAACAGCGCCTGGGCACCAACTACGACCACCCGCAAGCCTTCGACTGGCCGCTGTTGATCTCGCACATCGATGATCTGCGCAATGGCCGCTCCATCGAGATGCCGCTGTACGACTTCGCCAACCACACCCGCTCCGACAAGACAGTCACCGTGCAACCGGCGCCGGTGATCGTGATCGAAGGCCTGTTCCCGCTTTACGACGCCGCGCTGCGCGAAATGATGTCGCTGAAGATCTTCGTCGACACCGACTCCGACGTGCGCTTCATCCGTCGCCTGAAGCGCGACATCGCCGAACGCGGCCGCACCATGGAAAGCGTGATCGAACAATACCTGTCCACCGTGCGCCCGATGCACAACCAGTTCATCGAGCCGACCAAGCGCTTCGCCGACGTGATCCTGCCGCACGGCGCCAACGATCCTGCGGTGGACATCATCACCACCAAGGTGGCCAGCTTGATGGTGTGATCAGGCCTTCCCTGACCATAAAGAATGCCAGCGGCGCGAGCCCTGGCATTTTTCGTTCAGGCCGGGCTCGCCACACGGCGAGCATCTCTTCTGGCCGCCTGCCCCAATAGCGTCTCCGCCAATGCATCGGCGATGGGAAAACCCGTAGCAGTCTGCATCCAGACAAACTCGCCGGCGGGATTGATCTCCAGAAACACCCACTCGCCGGCCGGCGTCACGATCAAATCCAGCGCGCCGTAATTAAGCTGCAGCGCATCCATCAAGCGCAAAATCCGCCGCCGCATCTCCTCCGGCACCGGATACGGCCGCCATTCCTCCCGCAAGCCCGCGCCATCGCGCCGCCAGTCCACCCGGCTCTTGTCTCCGCGCTGCGAATCCACCGCACCGCAGAACAGCCGCTCGCCCACCACCGTAATGCGCAGCTCCAGCGCCTTGGGAATGTATTGCTGAAACGTCATGGGACCGTTTGCCAGACTATCCAGTTGACGCAGATGCTCCTCGCGCACGCGGTTGGTATACATGACCCGGGTGACGTCATCGTCGCGGATGGTCAAGGCGCGCAGAGGCTTGGCGACGATATCGCCGTCAAAGCGGTGGTAAAACGCGCGCACCGCCTCCGGATCGTTGCTGGTCAGCGTTTCCGGCACCGTCATGCCAAGCTGGCGCGCCAGTTTGAGCTGCAAAGGCTTATTGTCGGCTTGATACACTCGCTCGAACGGATCCAGCTGGAAGGCGTCGCTGCAGGCCAGCATGCCCTGCAGCACCGCGTAGCATTCGTGATAAACCGCCTCTTTGTGCGGCTTCGGCATCTCATCCGGCAAATTCCGCGCCAATGCCAGACGGCGGAAATAAATGGCTCCCAACTCGTCCAGGCTGAAGCGCTCGCCGGCGGGACCAGTCAGCAGCTCGCTGCGCTCCGCCGCGGACGACGGCGCCAGATTGAGCCTGACCGATGTCGGATATTGGTCGGTATTCAAACGAATGGGTTCGGCGCCGCGCGCCTTGAGCGCGGCTGCGACCAAGTCCGGACAATAAGGATCGCGGCTGTGGCTGACGATCAAAACCTTCATCTTGCTGCCTCTCCAAAACAAAACGGGCGAGCCTCGGCTCGCCCTTTCGGCATGGGCTAGCCCATGCTTAATACTGAAAAATCACACCTCGAACAGCGGCGGCTGGTCGCCCTCTTCGCCCACCGCCAGAGTCGTGATCTGGTCGCGCAGAGGCGTGGAGGCATGCGATTCCTCGCCGATCGCCAGCGTGCTGGCATGCGACTCTTCGCCAATCGCCAGAGTTGTAGCTTGCGCGCCGCCGCCAACCAAGGCGATCTCATGATCTTCCAAAAATGCTGCGAACAACGGTTTCTGAGCCATGCTCATTTCCTCCAAAAACTTTGCTTAAAAGTCCTGCGTCGGCAACGGTTCGCCCGGATGTTCCGGTATGGCCATGGTGACCTGATCGCCCAGCAAAGCGTGGGTCACATCGAATTTGAACGGCGGCACAGCCTGCCCGGCGCCGCCGACCTGCTCGACTTCATGAGCTTCCAAAAATTGGACGAAAAACGCTTGTTGCATTTTAATTTCCTTGTCATTGCGCGACCTGCCGCCAAGGTCGGGTTCATCACGAGCGGCCGGCTTCTCGCGCCAGTCCGACGCCAGAAGCGATAAAACTCACGCAATAGGGAGTGGGAGCGGCACTTATTCAGGCCAAGCCGCTCAATAATGCGCATAAAATCCCAAAGGCATTAAAATGCATGCCAAATGCATTTAAGTCAAGATCATAATTGTTTCATGGCATTCACAAACCGCAGCGATGCGACCCCTGCTCCATCTCATCAGAGGTCGCTTCAAACGACCAAACCAGCCAGTTGGCAAAAATCAGCATTGGCCGCGCTCATGCATGGCTGGCCTCGCTCAAACGCTCACTAGCCAACGCTCTCTCACCACTGGCTATTCGTCCGCCAGCCATCGCCACCACACGGTCCGCCATCGCGATCGTCTCTGGCCGGTGCGCGATCACCACCCGTGTTAGCGGCAGGTCCCGAAGCGATTGATTCACCCGATACTCGTTTTCCACATCCAGATGACTGGTCGCCTCATCCAAAAATAGAATGCTTGGTCGTTTATGCAGGGCTCGAGCCAGCAACAGGCGCTGCTTTTGCCCGCCGGAGAGCACTGCGCCCATATCGCCGA
The Chromobacterium sp. IIBBL 290-4 DNA segment above includes these coding regions:
- the udk gene encoding uridine kinase yields the protein MSTPFIIGVAGGSGSGKTTVTNKVLETIGSEMAAVIIQDYYYRDQSHLTFEQRLGTNYDHPQAFDWPLLISHIDDLRNGRSIEMPLYDFANHTRSDKTVTVQPAPVIVIEGLFPLYDAALREMMSLKIFVDTDSDVRFIRRLKRDIAERGRTMESVIEQYLSTVRPMHNQFIEPTKRFADVILPHGANDPAVDIITTKVASLMV
- the fdx gene encoding ISC system 2Fe-2S type ferredoxin, whose amino-acid sequence is MPRIIVLPHPDLCPEGAVIDNAETGQSICDALLAHDIEIEHACEMSCACTTCHCIVREGGNSLNEADELEEDLLDKAWGLEAQSRLSCQALVADEDLVIEIPKYTINHAREHH
- the iscX gene encoding Fe-S cluster assembly protein IscX, whose amino-acid sequence is MKWTDVNDIAIELAEAHPDVDPKAVRFVDLHNYVVDLPGFDDDHARGGERVLEAIQQAWIDEVE
- the hscA gene encoding Fe-S protein assembly chaperone HscA → MALLQIAEPGLSAAPHQHRLAIGIDLGTTNSLVATVRSGSAAVLPDENGRSLLPSVVRYGDEGVLAVGYEAQKEQNRDPHNTIVSVKRFMGRGVSDIKDAGSLPYRFVDAPGMVQLHTRAGVKSPVEVSADILRALKDRAEQSLGGDLTGAVITVPAYFDDAQRQATKDAARLAGLNVLRLLNEPTAAAIAYGLDNSSEGTYVVYDLGGGTLDVSILKLTRGVFEVLATSGDSALGGDDFDHRVFCWMLEQAGVSGLSAHDMRLLHTRAREAKEALTDHASTRITAILTDGQSLDLELDQAALHAITKTLVDKTLTPVRKALRDAKISTDDIQGVVMVGGATRMPHVQKAVADFFGRAPLTNLDPDKVVALGAAIQANVLAGNKQDDEWLLLDVLPLSLGIETMGGLTEKIIPRNSTIPVARAQDFTTFKDGQTAMSIHVLQGERELVTDCRSLAKFVLSGIPPMVAGAARIRITFQVDADGLLSVTAREQTSGVEASIEVKPSYGLSDDEISRMLTDSMANVQEDIEARKLREAIVDAESLAEATRNALSQDGDLLDAAERAEVEAAVAAVSAAIAEGVTRRVNEASAALNHATETFASRRMDRNIQRALKGHKITDL
- the iscA gene encoding iron-sulfur cluster assembly protein IscA, encoding MALTLSERAAEHVGAFLAKRGKGLGVRLGVKTSGCSGMAYKLEFVDVENTEDVRFESFGVAIYTDAKSLAYLDGTELDYVKEGLNEGFKFNNPNVKNECGCGESFNV
- the iscR gene encoding Fe-S cluster assembly transcriptional regulator IscR, which translates into the protein MRLTTKGRFAVTAMLDLAMREERGPVTLAGISERQSISLSYLEQLFGKLRRAELVDSVRGPGGGYTLAKQLQDISVADIIVAVDEPVDATQCGGRENCRGSQRCMTHDLWTNLNVTIFDYLSKVSLASLVEEQLAKEQAATESRVVQDKRDGHGHHAASGAL
- a CDS encoding ABC transporter substrate-binding protein, producing the protein MQAFKKLLLAGLVAGSALSAQAAGTLVFCSEGSPAGFDPGQYTTGTDFDASAETVFNRLVQFQRGGTKVVPGLAEKWDVSADGLSYTFHLRKGVKFHTTEYFKPTRDFNADDVLFTFQRMIDKNHPFRKAYPTEFPYFSDMGMDENIAKVEKVDANTVKFSLKKIDAAFVQNLAMSFASIQSAEYADKLLKDGKPQLINQQPIGTGPFIFKRYQKDAQIRFAANKQYWDKVDGPKVDNLVFAITTDASVRYQKLKAGECQITTFPRPTDIAAMKADPKMNVISQAGFNLGYLAYNVKHKPMDKLEVREALDMSINKKAILQAVYQGSGQAAVSSMPPTQWSYNKSLKDAPYDVAKAKALLAKAGYPNGFDITLWAMPVQRPYNPNAKLMAEMIQSDWAKIGVKAKITTYEWGEYIKRAKAGEHDAMLIGWTGDNGDPDNWLGTQLGCEAINGNNFAKWCYKPFEDLIQKGKTTANVAERTKLYTKAQEIVKQQLPYTSIAHSTVNQPMLKSVQGFKVSPFGLNAFYGVSVK
- a CDS encoding glutathione S-transferase family protein, coding for MFTLVIGNKNYSSWSLRPWLVLKMLNEPFQEQQIDLFLSDTKARILAANPAGKVPVLIDDKLRIWDSLAICEYLADCFPAARLWPDDNKQRAVARSIVAEIHAGFEALRGKLPMDISHQGIAYDRTPAVSLDIDRVIALWEEQRAKHAADGDFLFGHFTIADAFFAPICTRFQTYNIALQPQAQACARHILELPAMLEWYQAARCERRRPD
- the iscU gene encoding Fe-S cluster assembly scaffold IscU, whose amino-acid sequence is MAYSEKVLDHYENPRNVGSFEKGDDSIGTGMVGAPACGDVMKLQIKVGADGVIEDAKFKTYGCGSAIASSSLVTEWVKGKSLDEALSIKNTAIAEELALPPVKIHCSILAEDAIKAAVEDYKQKHAK
- the hscB gene encoding Fe-S protein assembly co-chaperone HscB, producing MSQEFSQDFFTLFGLPRRFGIDAAQLDAAWRAAAAQVHPDRYAASPDAEKRSALMLATRVNEAYQTLKSPLNRARYLLLLSGVDTQEENNTRMPGDFLMAQMEWRESIDDARRSVDELETLSGRLRAEVKSMQQALAAALDAEADLDAAAVWVRKLRFMEKLDQEIGDAIESLLD
- a CDS encoding beta-ketoacyl-ACP synthase III encodes the protein MHKVVISGTGLFTPPHAVSNEALVEVFNAFVRKHNAEHQAQIEAGAMQPLAESSAEFIEKASGIKQRFLMDKSGVLDPERMKPYLPERANEELSLQAEMAVAAARQALEAAGKRGADIDMVIVACSNMQRAYPAMAVEVQQALDIQGFAFDMNVACSSATFGIQTAYNAIASGQARAVLMVNPEICSAHLNFRDRDSHFIFGDACTAVVLERAEQAASAHRYEVLGCKLATVFSNNIRNNFGFLNRCDETGIGQPDKLFIQQGRKVFKEVCPMVGEHIVSHLDSLGIAAGDVRRFWLHQANLAMNQLIARRVLGREADAVEAPVILDRYANTSSAGSIIAFHLHSHDLRSGDVGVISSFGAGYSVGSVALKKL
- a CDS encoding IscS subfamily cysteine desulfurase → MSQPKLPIYLDYSATTPVDPRVADKMIPYLTGKFGNPASRSHSFGWEAEEAVENARAEVAKLIGADPKEIVWTSGATESDNLAIKGAAQFYKSKGKHLITVKTEHKAVLDTCRELERQGFEVTYMDVQENGLLDLEAFKAAIRPDTILVSVMYVNNEIGVIQDIPQIGEICREKGIIFHVDATQAPGKVKIDLNTLKVDLMSLSAHKAYGPKGIGALYVRRKPRVRLEAQMHGGGHERGFRSGTLASHQIVGMGEAFRIAREEMDSENERIRMLRDRLWNGIKSMEEVYINGDIDQRVPHNLNVSFNFVEGESLIMAIKDLAVSSGSACTSASLEPSYVLRALGRNDEMAHSSIRFTLGRFTTEEEIDYAIELLKSKIGKLRELSPLWEMYKDGVDLNSVQWAAH